A genomic region of Jeotgalibaca ciconiae contains the following coding sequences:
- a CDS encoding DUF6933 domain-containing protein: MIIGATKKAQPLFSALPIMEDKEYGRQFAQANPLFSWHANYINVNRKKVLILLNDLTYTIIILQDINAQKKKQLAELIPEAIRAAFEIAGISNEKTAEYLKVSGGIQVTNTSNRSVLGSVNLVAEELSTFRLNIHQTINRDVMVYYSDYIHMRLSKQGYRNSAEALQAALGGTLKWEEPVEAEAYIIEKKWDYRALSQVNVSELSEQQEEEYQSALLKNNQELLRAFKAYLTTGKGLGEKTVKRHIDQLDFYLNGYLAGYMYATPLKMEESPLDYLGYFYPHKYLMSSVTSLKKNASALKKFYQFLYEAGEITQDQRSDANEFIEAGLQMGEAYLLSTSDDEFW; the protein is encoded by the coding sequence ATGATCATCGGAGCTACTAAGAAAGCACAACCTTTATTTTCGGCTTTACCTATTATGGAGGATAAAGAATACGGGAGACAGTTTGCACAAGCAAATCCATTGTTTTCATGGCATGCGAATTACATCAATGTTAATCGAAAAAAGGTTCTAATTTTGCTCAATGATTTAACCTATACAATTATCATCCTTCAAGATATCAATGCACAAAAGAAAAAGCAACTAGCTGAGCTGATTCCTGAAGCTATTAGGGCTGCATTTGAGATTGCAGGCATTTCAAACGAAAAAACGGCAGAGTATCTAAAAGTTTCTGGGGGTATTCAAGTAACAAATACTTCAAATCGTTCGGTACTTGGCAGCGTCAATTTGGTAGCGGAAGAATTGAGCACATTTCGATTAAATATCCACCAAACAATAAATAGAGATGTAATGGTTTATTATAGCGATTATATTCATATGAGATTATCAAAACAAGGTTATAGAAATAGCGCAGAGGCGTTACAGGCTGCTTTAGGTGGGACGTTGAAATGGGAAGAGCCTGTTGAAGCAGAAGCATATATCATTGAAAAAAAGTGGGATTACCGTGCTCTTTCTCAAGTGAATGTATCTGAACTGTCTGAGCAACAAGAGGAAGAATATCAATCAGCATTGCTTAAAAACAATCAAGAACTGTTAAGGGCTTTTAAGGCCTACTTGACGACTGGGAAAGGGTTAGGCGAAAAGACGGTCAAACGTCATATCGATCAGCTTGATTTTTATTTGAACGGCTATTTGGCAGGGTATATGTACGCTACGCCGTTAAAAATGGAAGAGTCGCCGCTTGATTATTTAGGCTATTTCTACCCACATAAATACTTAATGAGTTCAGTAACCTCACTCAAAAAAAATGCTTCAGCTCTTAAAAAATTTTATCAATTTTTATATGAAGCAGGAGAAATAACACAAGATCAACGTTCTGATGCCAACGAATTTATTGAAGCAGGGCTTCAAATGGGAGAAGCTTATCTACTCTCAACTTCTGACGATGAATTTTGGTGA
- a CDS encoding alpha/beta hydrolase gives MKRKGLLGAGVILAGAYFGVGNYFYNYALNAKKKKTFLQDNPHLAQSAAIDPQVEAAAKKEDQIFLAKHPPVDKVIVSNDDLGLLLHADYYPSEESISKWAVVLHGYTGQSAEMVRWIRGFHEQGFHVLAPDLRGHGKSEGNYIGMGWHDRKDILSWLDFILYKDGQAEIALFGLSMGAATVMMTAGEELPDNVKVIVEDCGYSTVRGVFTHQLQDLFGLPPFPVMNAANSVTKLRADYDLYQASSVKQVSKSKTPMLFIHGNRDSFVPFEMLNEVYSAAKVEKEQLTIPGAGHGECVKVAPDLYWEKVHSFVGRYI, from the coding sequence ATGAAGCGAAAAGGTCTTTTAGGAGCTGGTGTAATTTTGGCGGGTGCCTATTTTGGAGTAGGTAATTATTTTTATAATTATGCATTGAACGCAAAAAAGAAAAAAACTTTCTTACAAGATAATCCACATTTAGCACAAAGCGCGGCAATTGATCCTCAGGTTGAAGCTGCGGCAAAGAAAGAGGATCAGATATTTTTAGCCAAGCATCCTCCTGTCGATAAGGTGATTGTTTCAAACGATGATTTAGGCTTGCTGCTGCATGCTGATTACTATCCAAGTGAAGAATCGATCTCCAAATGGGCAGTCGTTTTGCATGGCTATACTGGCCAATCAGCGGAGATGGTGCGATGGATACGTGGTTTTCATGAACAAGGATTTCATGTGCTAGCTCCCGATTTACGTGGACACGGAAAAAGTGAAGGCAATTATATTGGTATGGGGTGGCACGACCGAAAAGACATTCTTTCTTGGCTTGATTTTATTCTTTATAAAGATGGTCAGGCGGAAATCGCTTTGTTCGGTCTTTCCATGGGTGCTGCTACGGTCATGATGACTGCGGGAGAAGAGTTGCCGGATAATGTGAAAGTCATTGTGGAAGATTGCGGCTATAGTACAGTCCGTGGTGTATTTACTCATCAATTGCAGGATCTTTTTGGGTTACCGCCATTTCCGGTAATGAATGCGGCCAATTCGGTTACTAAGTTACGTGCTGATTATGATTTGTATCAGGCTTCTTCAGTGAAGCAGGTTTCCAAAAGCAAAACACCCATGCTATTTATCCATGGGAACCGAGACTCCTTTGTTCCATTTGAAATGCTTAATGAGGTTTATTCGGCAGCCAAGGTAGAAAAAGAACAGCTGACCATTCCTGGAGCAGGACATGGAGAATGTGTGAAAGTAGCTCCTGATTTATATTGGGAAAAGGTTCATAGCTTTGTAGGGCGTTATATTTGA
- the licT gene encoding BglG family transcription antiterminator LicT — protein sequence MKVVKVINNNIIKSFDQENNEVLVMGKGLGFQKKPGDEVDTDLIEKVYVSSQELNSNKLAQLLADVPIEHVQIANEIISFAKASLGKKLNDNIFLTLTDHISYAIERYNNGIPIKNALLWEIKRFYNHEFLIGKESLNMIKNKLGIDLPEDEAGFIALHIVNAELDMAQVSQVSEMTKIIQNITNIVRLYFKMDLDEYSLNYERFIVHLKFFVQRLFTGTDLTEENDSSLLFLIKEKYREEYLCALKIRQYIMNEFQRDLKEDEIIYLTIHIKRITSK from the coding sequence TTGAAAGTCGTAAAGGTTATTAATAATAATATCATAAAGTCTTTTGATCAAGAAAATAATGAAGTTTTAGTAATGGGAAAAGGACTCGGCTTCCAGAAGAAACCCGGGGATGAAGTAGACACCGATTTAATAGAAAAAGTTTACGTAAGCAGTCAAGAATTGAATTCCAATAAGCTCGCACAATTGCTTGCAGACGTGCCAATTGAACATGTGCAAATTGCGAATGAGATTATTAGCTTTGCGAAAGCATCGCTTGGCAAAAAGTTAAATGACAATATATTTCTTACGTTAACGGATCATATTAGCTATGCGATTGAGCGTTATAATAATGGTATTCCCATTAAAAATGCACTTCTTTGGGAGATTAAACGATTTTATAACCACGAATTTTTAATCGGAAAAGAATCCTTAAACATGATTAAAAACAAATTAGGTATAGACTTGCCAGAAGATGAAGCAGGTTTTATTGCCTTGCACATCGTGAATGCTGAATTGGATATGGCTCAAGTTAGTCAAGTTTCGGAGATGACAAAAATCATTCAGAATATTACTAATATCGTCCGCCTCTATTTCAAAATGGACTTAGACGAATATTCTTTGAATTATGAGCGTTTCATCGTTCATCTGAAGTTTTTTGTACAGCGTTTGTTTACGGGTACTGATCTAACAGAAGAAAATGATTCCAGTTTATTATTTTTAATTAAAGAAAAGTACCGGGAAGAATATCTGTGTGCTCTGAAAATCAGACAGTATATCATGAATGAATTTCAACGAGACTTAAAAGAAGACGAAATTATCTATTTGACCATACATATTAAACGAATTACAAGTAAATAA
- a CDS encoding beta-glucoside-specific PTS transporter subunit IIABC: MNYSDLAKEILENIGGEENVQNLTHCATRLRFNLKDDKKAKTEEIKNTAGVMGVTQSGGQYQVIIGSDVGSVHKEIMKQTTSIESGDSNSQEEEDDRKAVAKVIDVITGIFTPILPAITASGMLKAVLSLLVVFNVLSSESQSYQVINFMADSAFYFLPILLAISSANKFRTNTYLAAMVGGVLLHPAFVQMVNTSNETGEAIRLFGLPITAVSYSSTVVPIILTVWFMSYVEPIADRISPKAIKFFSKPLITIAVVGTVALTILGPVGFYISDLISTGVLALESYSSWLVPTLLGALTPLLVATGTHYGIVPIGINNRMANGYDSIVYPGMLASNVAQGAAALAVGIKSKNAKIKQLASSAGLTALFGITEPALYGVNLRYKTPLYAAMIGGGVSGLFMGIVGVRNFSGGSPGLLTLPSYIGDDTLRHLTMASIGAAIAIVVTFVITLIIYKDPVEETVEERATEPVKELKTSDAVNSETVVSPMVGTAVSLSEVPDEMFSAEILGKGVAIQPTEGIVVAPISGTVTATFDSQHAVGITSDNGVELLIHVGIDTVQLNGEGYRYAIEKDQRIEAGDTLIEFDLEAIAAKGYATITPVVVTNSNDYGDIISVNQTEVSLGDKIIQVIK, from the coding sequence ATGAATTATTCAGATTTAGCAAAAGAAATTTTGGAAAACATCGGTGGAGAAGAGAATGTTCAAAATCTAACGCATTGTGCTACGCGCCTACGTTTTAATTTGAAGGATGACAAAAAGGCAAAAACGGAAGAAATTAAGAATACTGCTGGTGTTATGGGTGTTACCCAAAGCGGCGGGCAGTATCAAGTGATTATTGGAAGCGATGTTGGTAGTGTTCATAAAGAGATTATGAAGCAAACAACATCTATTGAGTCAGGCGACAGCAATAGTCAGGAAGAGGAAGATGATCGTAAGGCGGTAGCGAAAGTAATTGATGTGATTACCGGTATTTTCACACCGATTTTACCTGCCATTACTGCTTCCGGGATGTTAAAAGCAGTATTATCTTTGTTGGTTGTATTTAATGTCTTAAGTTCAGAGAGTCAATCTTACCAAGTGATTAATTTCATGGCAGATTCAGCATTTTATTTCTTGCCGATATTACTAGCAATTTCTTCAGCAAATAAATTCCGTACAAATACATACTTAGCAGCAATGGTAGGGGGAGTATTGTTACACCCTGCATTTGTTCAAATGGTAAACACATCCAATGAAACAGGCGAAGCGATTCGTTTATTCGGTTTACCAATAACAGCTGTAAGTTATTCTTCAACAGTTGTTCCGATTATCTTGACGGTTTGGTTTATGTCATATGTGGAACCAATCGCAGACCGCATTTCACCAAAAGCAATTAAATTTTTCAGTAAACCGTTAATAACGATTGCGGTTGTTGGAACGGTTGCGTTAACTATTTTAGGACCAGTCGGTTTCTATATTAGTGATTTGATTTCTACCGGAGTATTGGCTTTAGAGAGTTATAGCAGTTGGCTCGTACCAACTTTATTGGGTGCCTTAACACCTTTATTAGTTGCGACAGGAACGCATTACGGTATTGTGCCGATTGGGATTAATAACCGTATGGCAAATGGCTATGATTCGATTGTTTATCCTGGAATGTTGGCTTCGAATGTGGCACAAGGTGCGGCTGCATTGGCTGTCGGGATTAAGAGTAAAAATGCAAAAATCAAACAGCTTGCTTCTTCGGCAGGGTTGACAGCTTTATTTGGTATTACTGAACCAGCATTGTACGGAGTAAACTTACGTTATAAAACACCACTTTATGCAGCAATGATCGGTGGGGGAGTTTCGGGATTATTTATGGGAATCGTTGGGGTTCGTAACTTCTCTGGCGGCTCTCCAGGTTTGTTAACTTTACCAAGCTACATCGGAGATGATACTCTTCGTCATTTGACGATGGCTAGTATCGGAGCTGCGATTGCAATCGTCGTAACATTTGTGATTACATTGATCATTTACAAAGATCCAGTGGAAGAAACAGTAGAAGAAAGAGCAACAGAGCCTGTTAAGGAATTGAAAACGTCTGATGCTGTAAACAGTGAAACAGTTGTATCGCCAATGGTTGGGACTGCGGTTTCTTTATCAGAGGTACCGGATGAAATGTTCTCAGCAGAGATTCTTGGAAAAGGAGTGGCGATTCAACCGACGGAAGGGATTGTCGTAGCACCCATTTCAGGAACAGTAACAGCAACATTCGACTCTCAACACGCAGTAGGAATTACCAGCGATAATGGCGTAGAATTGTTGATTCATGTTGGAATTGATACCGTTCAGTTGAATGGTGAAGGATATCGTTATGCTATTGAAAAAGATCAAAGAATTGAAGCAGGCGATACATTGATTGAATTTGATTTGGAAGCAATCGCTGCAAAAGGCTACGCTACCATCACACCCGTGGTTGTGACAAATTCAAATGATTATGGTGACATTATTTCGGTAAATCAAACTGAGGTAAGCTTAGGCGATAAAATTATCCAAGTAATCAAATAG
- a CDS encoding 6-phospho-beta-glucosidase: protein MGLREDFLWGGATAANQCEGGYDAGGRGLANVDVIPVGEDRRPILTGKKKMFDFDDEHFYPAKEAIDMYHRYKEDIALFAEMGFKVYRLSIGWSRIFPNGDEQEPNEEGLQFYEDLFKECKKYGIEPLVTITHFDCPMHLIKEYGGWRNRKMIGFYENLCNVIFRRYKGLVKYWLTFNEINMILHAPFMGAGLYFEEGENEEQVKYQAAHHELVASAIATKIAHEVDPENHVGCMLAAGQYYPYTPNPEDVLLALEKDRESYFFIDVQSRGEYPAYALKELERKGIEIPMEDGDAEVLKEHTVDFISFSYYSSRVASADPDVKKTAGNLFATVKNPYLQTSEWGWQIDPLGLRTTMNTIYDRYQKPLFIVENGLGAVDVPDENGYVEDDYRIDYLAQHIQAMKDAVELDGVDLMGYTSWGCIDLVSAGTGEMKKRYGFIYVDRDNEGNGTLKRSKKKSFHWYKKVIETNGEDLSNEI from the coding sequence ATGGGACTAAGAGAAGATTTCTTATGGGGCGGCGCAACAGCTGCTAATCAATGTGAAGGTGGATACGATGCAGGTGGCCGTGGTCTTGCGAATGTAGACGTGATTCCAGTGGGAGAAGATCGTCGACCAATTCTTACGGGTAAGAAAAAAATGTTTGATTTTGACGATGAGCATTTTTACCCGGCAAAAGAAGCGATTGATATGTACCATCGTTATAAAGAAGATATCGCACTCTTTGCTGAAATGGGCTTTAAAGTATACCGCTTATCAATCGGCTGGTCTCGTATTTTTCCAAATGGAGATGAACAAGAACCAAATGAAGAAGGTTTACAATTTTATGAAGACCTCTTTAAGGAATGTAAAAAGTATGGAATTGAGCCATTAGTAACGATTACGCATTTTGATTGTCCGATGCATTTAATTAAAGAGTACGGTGGCTGGCGTAATCGAAAAATGATTGGATTTTACGAGAACTTGTGTAATGTCATTTTCCGTCGTTATAAAGGCCTTGTAAAATACTGGTTGACCTTTAATGAAATCAATATGATTCTTCATGCACCTTTCATGGGTGCGGGTCTTTATTTTGAAGAAGGTGAAAATGAAGAACAAGTAAAATACCAAGCAGCACATCATGAGTTAGTTGCGAGCGCGATTGCGACAAAGATTGCGCATGAAGTAGATCCTGAAAACCATGTAGGCTGTATGTTGGCGGCTGGTCAGTACTATCCCTATACACCAAATCCAGAAGATGTATTGCTGGCGCTAGAAAAAGACCGTGAAAGTTACTTCTTTATTGATGTACAATCTCGTGGTGAATATCCTGCGTATGCATTAAAAGAATTGGAGCGTAAAGGGATTGAAATTCCAATGGAAGATGGAGATGCAGAAGTCCTGAAAGAACATACGGTAGACTTTATTTCTTTCTCTTATTACTCGTCTCGTGTTGCATCTGCTGATCCAGATGTGAAGAAGACTGCTGGGAATCTGTTTGCAACTGTAAAAAATCCATACTTGCAAACGAGTGAATGGGGTTGGCAAATTGATCCACTAGGGTTGCGAACAACGATGAACACCATTTATGATCGTTATCAAAAACCATTATTCATTGTTGAAAATGGATTGGGTGCAGTGGATGTTCCGGATGAGAATGGCTATGTGGAAGACGATTACCGTATTGACTATTTAGCACAGCATATCCAAGCGATGAAAGATGCTGTAGAGTTAGATGGCGTTGACCTAATGGGTTACACAAGTTGGGGATGTATTGATTTAGTAAGTGCGGGTACAGGAGAAATGAAAAAGCGTTATGGATTTATTTATGTTGACCGTGATAATGAAGGAAACGGAACGCTAAAACGCTCTAAGAAAAAATCATTTCACTGGTATAAGAAAGTGATTGAAACAAACGGGGAAGATTTGAGTAACGAGATTTAA
- a CDS encoding YkuS family protein, with the protein MIRIAVEEALQDIQQALQQKGHEIDEKDNTYDIVVVRSLEEYSDLPVKASLVGVDGMSTDEVFKMVEERINLEK; encoded by the coding sequence ATGATAAGAATTGCAGTAGAAGAAGCTCTCCAGGATATTCAGCAAGCACTTCAGCAAAAAGGGCATGAAATTGATGAGAAGGACAACACATATGATATCGTAGTAGTCCGTAGCTTGGAGGAATACAGCGACCTTCCTGTAAAAGCTTCCTTGGTTGGAGTAGATGGTATGTCAACAGATGAGGTTTTCAAGATGGTTGAAGAACGCATAAATCTTGAAAAATAA
- a CDS encoding DEAD/DEAH box helicase family protein yields the protein MELIVIMGPQAVGKMTVGRELEKLVDAKLLYNHETIDLYANFLGYGKETFRLSNETRFNLFRAFVQNEYNVANGIIFTVVVGFDLEEDRVFLQEISDIFTDAGGKVYLIELEADLETRLERNVGESRLQAKPSKRNLEFSRNELLASHEKHRLNSLPGEVAEIVPKAHYLRINNCELEADETAKRIQEFLSKK from the coding sequence ATGGAACTTATCGTAATTATGGGTCCTCAAGCCGTTGGTAAAATGACGGTCGGCAGAGAACTAGAAAAATTAGTAGATGCGAAACTTCTGTACAACCATGAAACCATCGATTTGTATGCAAATTTTCTTGGATATGGAAAAGAGACCTTCCGGCTTTCCAACGAAACGCGCTTTAATCTCTTTCGGGCTTTTGTCCAAAACGAATACAATGTCGCAAATGGTATTATTTTTACGGTGGTGGTTGGTTTTGATCTGGAAGAAGATAGAGTTTTTCTCCAAGAAATCAGTGATATCTTCACAGATGCCGGCGGGAAAGTTTACCTTATCGAACTAGAAGCTGATCTCGAAACGAGATTGGAACGAAACGTAGGAGAAAGCCGTCTGCAGGCAAAGCCATCCAAACGAAATCTTGAATTTTCTCGAAATGAATTACTTGCTAGTCATGAAAAACATCGGTTAAACTCTCTTCCAGGAGAAGTAGCAGAAATCGTACCAAAAGCGCACTATTTGAGAATCAACAACTGTGAGTTGGAAGCGGATGAGACAGCCAAGAGAATTCAGGAGTTTTTAAGTAAAAAATGA
- a CDS encoding GAP family protein — protein sequence MGSLISLTFITGLTDSLNPFGIAQQFTLQGLIKKSEHIWFYIIAMFATNFSAGILFYWGMATLNSRVLTQYWEVLERPLSISAIVVALFLAWKSIRSILISWRARKLLIKRGDEDAKGLEEKFATKEMTKSYLFGIGLLTTIMELTTAAPYIAYLALIQQYQLNTWSFLGILFIYNVLYSLPLIVLYLLSVFFEDAFQTIYRRLDGVLQVLSAFLVPVILLIIALILVTFSLQTI from the coding sequence ATGGGTTCATTAATTAGCTTGACATTTATTACGGGTCTGACAGATTCCCTGAATCCTTTTGGGATTGCACAGCAGTTTACCTTGCAAGGATTGATAAAGAAAAGCGAACATATCTGGTTTTATATTATTGCGATGTTTGCCACAAATTTTAGTGCGGGAATATTGTTTTATTGGGGAATGGCTACTTTAAATAGTCGTGTGCTGACGCAGTATTGGGAGGTATTAGAAAGGCCGCTTAGTATCAGTGCTATCGTAGTAGCGTTGTTTTTGGCTTGGAAAAGCATCCGGTCTATCTTGATTAGTTGGAGAGCACGTAAGTTATTAATAAAAAGAGGAGACGAAGATGCAAAAGGATTAGAAGAGAAGTTTGCAACAAAAGAAATGACAAAGTCCTATTTATTTGGAATCGGCTTATTGACAACCATTATGGAATTAACAACAGCTGCGCCTTACATTGCTTATCTAGCGCTTATTCAACAATATCAATTGAATACGTGGAGTTTTTTAGGGATTTTGTTTATTTATAATGTTTTGTATTCTTTGCCTCTGATTGTTCTATATTTATTATCAGTCTTTTTTGAAGATGCATTTCAAACCATCTATCGTCGTTTGGATGGTGTGCTGCAAGTGTTATCAGCCTTTTTAGTACCAGTGATACTTCTGATTATTGCTCTTATATTGGTCACTTTCTCACTTCAAACAATCTGA
- a CDS encoding glycoside hydrolase family 3 C-terminal domain-containing protein produces MRADKAAKVAVLFLHPESGDYFNATPGLLELELCADKTNIAMNGDAYKETTLSNLARFNRIADYMHEKGQKVVASVNITLPWILGNVEPKADVLIAGYDTFEKAQLEVLIGNHKPVGRLPITLPKNSAVIAVNEYGVCVSRNDVPGYDKDKYLREDMTYAYKDSTGNEYKLDFGLSY; encoded by the coding sequence ATTCGAGCAGATAAAGCTGCAAAAGTGGCAGTCCTGTTCTTGCATCCTGAAAGCGGAGACTATTTTAACGCAACGCCCGGTTTGTTAGAGTTAGAACTTTGTGCAGATAAAACAAATATTGCGATGAATGGCGATGCCTATAAAGAGACTACACTGAGTAATCTTGCTCGTTTTAATCGTATCGCTGATTATATGCATGAAAAAGGCCAAAAAGTTGTAGCGAGTGTGAACATAACTTTGCCATGGATTCTAGGAAATGTGGAACCAAAAGCAGATGTGTTGATTGCTGGTTATGATACTTTTGAAAAGGCTCAATTGGAAGTCTTGATTGGTAATCACAAGCCGGTCGGCCGTCTGCCAATCACCTTGCCGAAAAATTCAGCAGTAATTGCTGTTAATGAATACGGTGTATGTGTATCAAGAAATGATGTCCCAGGATACGATAAAGATAAATATCTACGCGAAGACATGACTTATGCATACAAAGATTCGACAGGAAATGAATATAAATTGGATTTTGGACTAAGTTACTAA
- a CDS encoding GNAT family N-acetyltransferase, with the protein MQSSDTSRELRLTTYSAPLETSWVRCKALAYLYSKFNDQITCQKDTYSEDDGYLEAIELVMLNNQEEVVGILDIGIFNEERNRYDSYVKELDRGSYMDIIAVHPNYQKQGIAQKLLNEGFRLLRKKGIEYVSIFTRDDTPANNLYIKNGAILRAKNYRIKGTLKDQMTDISLFQVHTDTNTIEVRDSKNKEVPYMIDTSYFWVYKKEYLELFYIEECIAEHSYFIKL; encoded by the coding sequence ATGCAATCAAGCGATACAAGTAGAGAATTAAGATTAACGACTTACAGTGCCCCTTTAGAAACAAGTTGGGTTCGATGCAAAGCTCTTGCTTACTTGTATAGCAAGTTTAACGATCAAATAACTTGTCAAAAAGATACATATTCAGAAGATGATGGTTATTTGGAAGCAATCGAACTAGTTATGCTTAATAATCAGGAAGAGGTAGTTGGTATTCTAGATATTGGAATTTTTAATGAAGAAAGAAATCGCTATGATTCTTATGTAAAAGAATTAGATAGAGGATCCTATATGGACATAATTGCCGTACATCCTAATTATCAAAAACAGGGCATTGCACAAAAACTGCTCAATGAAGGATTTCGCCTGCTTCGAAAAAAAGGGATTGAATATGTGTCGATATTTACACGCGATGATACCCCAGCCAACAATTTATACATAAAAAATGGCGCCATTCTGCGGGCAAAAAATTATCGTATAAAAGGAACGCTGAAAGATCAAATGACTGATATTTCTTTATTTCAAGTGCATACAGATACGAATACTATCGAAGTAAGAGATTCTAAAAACAAGGAAGTACCTTATATGATAGACACCAGCTATTTTTGGGTCTATAAAAAAGAATACTTGGAATTATTTTATATAGAAGAGTGCATCGCCGAGCACTCCTACTTCATAAAATTATAA
- a CDS encoding YjgN family protein, protein MEMRYGRDSFFDGGLFHLILLSILGAIITILTLGVCYPWALCMIYGWKINHTVIEGKRMKFYGSAIGLFGNWIKWLALTIITFGIYGFWVSIKLEDWKAKHTRFIS, encoded by the coding sequence ATGGAAATGAGATATGGAAGAGATTCTTTTTTTGACGGCGGGCTTTTTCATCTAATTTTGTTAAGCATATTAGGTGCTATTATTACTATCCTAACATTGGGAGTTTGTTACCCTTGGGCTTTGTGCATGATTTATGGATGGAAGATTAATCACACAGTCATTGAAGGAAAACGGATGAAATTTTATGGATCTGCCATTGGTCTGTTTGGAAATTGGATTAAGTGGCTCGCATTAACAATAATCACTTTCGGTATTTACGGATTCTGGGTGTCGATTAAATTAGAAGATTGGAAAGCAAAGCACACTCGATTTATTAGTTAG
- a CDS encoding GNAT family N-acetyltransferase has product MHNNQDIIIRPIEEKDLPRLWELIFKEEAPEWKKWDAPYYPHKSMSYEEFAKRADEWVRQPYRMAVELNGEVIGMVSYYWEHEPSMWLEAGIILFESHNWGKGIGTEILKKWISYLFQNMPLVRVGYTTWSGNHRMIRVGEKLGMQLEARIRKVRYYNGQYYDSIRMGVLREEWESMHGNK; this is encoded by the coding sequence ATGCATAACAATCAAGATATCATTATCCGTCCAATCGAAGAAAAAGATTTACCAAGGCTCTGGGAGTTGATTTTTAAAGAAGAAGCACCTGAATGGAAAAAGTGGGATGCACCTTATTACCCACATAAATCCATGTCGTATGAAGAATTTGCTAAACGCGCTGATGAATGGGTTCGTCAACCTTATCGCATGGCGGTTGAGTTAAATGGAGAGGTAATCGGCATGGTCTCTTATTATTGGGAACATGAACCATCCATGTGGCTAGAAGCAGGAATTATCTTGTTTGAATCTCATAATTGGGGAAAAGGAATAGGGACTGAAATTTTAAAAAAATGGATTAGCTATTTGTTTCAAAATATGCCCCTTGTTCGAGTTGGTTATACAACTTGGTCCGGCAATCATCGTATGATTCGAGTAGGTGAAAAGTTGGGAATGCAATTGGAAGCCCGTATTAGAAAAGTGCGGTATTATAATGGGCAATACTATGACTCGATTCGCATGGGTGTCTTACGAGAAGAATGGGAAAGTATGCACGGAAATAAATAA